A portion of the Phycodurus eques isolate BA_2022a chromosome 3, UOR_Pequ_1.1, whole genome shotgun sequence genome contains these proteins:
- the lman2lb gene encoding lectin, mannose-binding 2-like b, with protein sequence MYSMFTVKNIRELTCLLAQICTLSLSMAEDQDFMEDFLKREYSLVTPYRGLGLSSSSLWDLKGTAIVTVDHVRLTADQPGRQGAVWSRIPLLLRDWEFKVHFKIHGQSKKKMNGDGLAIWLTKERMQEGPVFGSRNEFTGLGVFVDTYPNTGNYDRVFPYVSVMLGNGTLSYDHNKDGHPTELGGCSTKARNARQDTFLLIKYTKNRLTVMIDADGKQIWKNCVDIPGLRLPKGYYLGASSATGELSDNHDIISMKLYELTVKRGPEEELLIPRLDHGMGPFQVEIEEERMSGVQLFFTLLFTILGLGVLAVVGLIVYGRWKQNKRKRFY encoded by the exons ATGTATTCAATGTTTACTGTGAAAAACATTCGCGAATTAACATGTTTGTTGGCTCAGATTTGTACTCTAAGCCTGTCAATGGCAGAAGATCAGGATtttatggaggactttttaAAACGGGAATATTCTCTGGTAACGCCTTACCGTG GGTTGGGCTTGTCAAGCTCTTCATTGTGGGATCTGAAGGGTACTGCTATAGTGACAGTTGACCATGTGAGGCTCACCGCGGACCAGCCAGGTAGACAGGGCGCTGTCTGGAGTCGAATT CCTTTGCTGTTACGTGACTGGGAATTTAAGGTGCACTTTAAAATCCACGGGCAatcaaagaagaaaatgaatggagatGGTCTTGCCATCTGGTTAACCAAAGAGCGCATGCAGGAAG GGCCTGTTTTTGGCAGCAGAAATGAGTTCACTGGCCTTGGAGTATTTGTGGACACTTATCCCAATACTGGAAACTATGAT AGGGTTTTCCCTTATGTGTCAGTGATGTTGGGGAATGGGACTCTGTCTTATGACCACAATAAGGATGGACACCCCACTGAACTTGGAGGCTGCTCAACTAAGGCCCGAAATGCAAGACAGGACACATTTCTGCTTATCAAATACACCAAAAACAGATTGACG GTCATGATAGATGCCGATGGTAAACAGATTTGGAAAAACTGTGTCGACATCCCGGGTCTACGTTTGCCTAAAGGCTATTACCTTGGGGCCTCATCTGCCACAGGAGAACTCTCAG ATAACCATGACATCATCTCAATGAAGTTGTACGAGCTGACAGTAAAGAGAGGCCCAGAAGAGGAGCTGCTCATCCCTAGGCTGGACCACGGCATGGGGCCATTCCAAG TGGAAATCGAAGAGGAGCGGATGAGTGGAGTCCAGCTCTTCTTTACCCTGCTCTTCACCATCCTGGGCCTGGGTGTGCTGGCAGTGGTCGGGTTAATAGTTTACGGGCGCTGGAAGCAAAACAAACGCAAACGCTTCTATTGA